The Acidimicrobiia bacterium region TGACGCCGCCGTCGTCGTGTGTTGCCGTGGCCGGCCAGACCACGTCGGCACGCGCTGCACGACGTCGTGCGAACGGCTCCTGGGGGGAGGACACGGATGACGCCGCTGCCGGCCCGCTGTCGAGTCGGCGCTGGAGGCCTGGCCGTGCTCCTCGGCGCCGCCGCCACCGGGCTGTCGCCGGGCGCGGCCGAGAGCGCGCGCGCGACGCCCGCCGCCCCGACGTTCGCGGTCGGGGCACGCCTCGAGACGTTCGTCGACGCCACCCGTCCGACCCCGGCGAACGGGTCCTTCGCCGGGAGCCCGACTCGCACCCTCCCGACGCTCGTGCTCTACCCGGCGGTGGGGCCGGCGGGCCCCACCGACCGCACCGGCGCCGCGCCGGCCGGCCGCGCCCTCCCGCTCATCGTGTTCTCGCACGGCAGCAATTCGGACGGCCCCACGTACGAGCCCCTGCTGCGCCAGTGGGCCGAGGCGGGGTTCGTCGTGGCCGCGCCGACCTTCCCGCTCTCGAGGCACGGGGCGCCCGGCGGCGACACGGTCGCCGACTACCCGCACCAGCCCGGCGACGTCAGCTTCGTCATCACCTCGATGCTGCGCCTGAGCCGCGACCCCCGAGCGCGGTTCCGGAACGTGATCGACGCCCGCCGGGTGGGCGTGGTCGGGCACTCGCTCGGCGCGATCACGACCCTCGGCGTGGCGGTGAACAGCTGCTGCGCCGACGCTCGCATCCGCGCCGCGGTGTCGATCGAGGGGATCGAGCTCCCCTTCGGCAGCGGGACCTTCTTCCGCGGTCCCGCGGTTCCGCTCCTCCTGTTCCACGGCGACGCCGACCAGACCATCCCCTACTCGGCGAGCCAGCGCCTGTTCGCGGACGCACCGAGCCCGAAGTACTTCGTGACCCTCCACGGTGCGCCCCACACCCCGTTCCGCCAGACCGACACCGCCACCCGACCCGCGCCCTCGTGGGAGCCGGTCGTCGTCACTTCCGTCGTCGACTTCCTCCACCGGTACCTGCGGGGGCAGCCGGCCGGGCTCACCCGACTCCGCGTCGACGCCACCGTGCCCGGCGTGGCGTCGATCCAGGTCGGCTGACCTCGATCGGCGGACCCCGCGCGGCCGACCCCCGGCGCCGCGGGACGCACGGGGCGATGGCACGATGGGACCGTGCCGTCGTCGCTCGGCCTCGTCCTCGACTGCCGGGACCCGGACCAGCTGGCCCCCTTCTGGTCGGCGGCGCTCGACTACACGACTGCCGGCGGCGCCGGCGGCTACGTCCTGCTCGTCCCCGCGGGACGGCCGGGCCCGCACCTCCTCCTGCAGCGCGTCCCGGAGGCCCGGGTGGGCAAGAACCGGATGCACCTCGATCTCCACACGCCGGACATCGAGGCCGAGGCGACGCGCCTGACCGGGCTCGGGGCGCGGCGCCTCGCCGCCGTGCCGCTCGAGGAGCACGGCAGCCACTGGATCGTCATGGCCGACCCGGAGGGCAACGAGTTCTGCGTCTGCGACGGCGGCGGGGGCTGCTAGCCGTCCCCACCGCCACCGGGCGCAGCGGCGCGGCACCTCGCCTTCCTCCGTCCGGTCGGGGCCGGCGTGGGCTCAACCGGCACGCACTCCGGGCGCGACCTCCTCGAGGAAGCAGCGCGCCGCTTCCGGCGCGGCTCCGCCGCCGTCCGGGTTCGGGCCGACCACGACGAGGCGGTCGAGCCCGAGGGCCACGAGCGCGGCGAGACGCGCCGCGCAGTCCGCCGGGGTGCCGACGACGCCGAAGCGGGTCATGAACGACGCGGGGGAGGACCGCGCCTTCGTCCTCCCGGTGGCGGAAGTGTCGCGTCATGTCGTACGCGCGCGGGATGCGCTCGAGCACGGCGCGGTCCGCTTCGGAGGCGGGTCCGACCGCGGCGCCGTGCATCGCCGAGAAGCGGGCGAAGGACAGGAGCGCAGGGCGGGCGAGCCGCAGCGCCTCGGCCGGCTCGGGGTGCGCGGCAACGTTCACGTACGCGCCGAACGAGACGCCGGCCGGGTCGAGGTCGGCTGCCTCCCGGGCCCGGCGCGCGGTCTGGATCGCCCACGAGACCCGCGTCGGGTCGGCGCCGACACTCACGGTGAGCCGGTCGGCGGTGCGGGCACCGAGGGCGAGGACCCGAGGACCCGTGGCCACCACGTCGACCGGGACCTTCGGGAGCGACGACCGGGCCAGCCACTCGAGCCGCCGGCCCGGCCGGCGGCCGAGCGGCAGCGAGCCGGCGTCGATGCCGGGGAGCGCCTCGTCCGGGGCCGTGGGCTCGTCGCCGCGCAGGTACGCCTGCACCCGCTCCACGTACGACCCGAAGACGGCGACCGGCGCGGGCGCGAGCCCGAGGTAGGCGAGCGACGAGTCGCCCCGACCGATCCCGAGCACGGCCCGGCCCTCCGAGAGCTCCTGGACGCTGGCGATCGCCGCGGCGGTGACCGCGGGGTGACGTGTGTACGGGTTCGTCACGCCGGTCCCGAGCCCGAGCCGACCGGTGGCGGTGGCCGCGAGGGCCAGCGCCGCGTAGACGTCGCCGGCCAGGTTCTGGGAGTCGGGGAACAGGATCCCGTCCCAGCCCCCAGCTTCGGCGCGCTCGGCCTGGAGCGCGGCGTAGCGCGGCAGCGGGAGACCCAAGGTCCACAGCTCGACGGCTGCCACCGGGTCAGTCTGGCCGCGGGATGGGTGCGGCGCCGGACGATGCCACCGCGAAGCGTCGGAGCCGACGGCCCGAACGCCCTTGAGTCGCGGTCCTCGTCGCCCGATGAACCGTGGCATCGGTCACGGAGACGCGTTGGCAGGCCCGATTGCGGCCCCGCCGGAGCGTGCGGGGGTCTGGGTCTGGCGCCGCTGGACCCGCTGGCCGCTGACGCCCGGCATCCTGGTCGTCGCCGCGCTCGCCGTCGCGGTGGACGCGGTCACGGCGTGGCAGAACGTGTCGATCGGCTCGCTCGGTCGGGTGGCGATGTCGCCCGCGCTCCCGCTCGGCGTCCTCCTCGCCTGTCTCGTGGGCCCGCGCCGCCTCGGGCTGGACCGCGCCAACCTCATGGCCTGGCGCGAGTTCCTCGCCGTCAGCGGCCTGGTCCTGATCCTCGGCGTGTGGCACTACATCGTGCGGGTCGCGGGCACGCGCGAGGGGATCGGGCTCGTCCTCGCCGCCTTCGACGAGGAGCTCATCTATCGGCTGGCGGTCTTGATCGTCGTCGGCGCCGCCGCGGCCGCGCTCCTGCGGCGCGACTGGCACAACCCAGAGGACTGGGGGCTGGTGCCCGGCCTGGTGGCGCTCGCCGGCTCCGGGCTCGTCTTCACGCTGCTGCCCGGCCACGTCGCCCAGATGAGCAACACGTTGCACGCACTGCCGTTCGTGTCGCTCGGGATCGTCCTCGGGTACGTCGTGCTCCGGACTGGCGCCCTGTTCCCCGCGGTCGCGGTGCACGCGTCGCTCAACCTCGTCACCATCGCCGCGCTGAGCAGCGACACACCGGGCACGTGGCGCGCCGCGTTCGCGGCCACCGCCCTCGTCACCCTCGTCGTCGCCACGATCGTGGCCGGCATCCGGCTCGGGATCCTGCAGCGGCGCTGGGTCCGCTCATCGTGGCCGCGCGCCGCATGACCGCGCCGCCGCCGTGCCGGCACGGTAAAGACGCCGGCGCGTCGTGGTCGACCAGTAGGGTCTCCGACTCGGCCGGGACCCACCCCAGCGCGCACGGAGGACATCGACGATGACCCGAGCAGCAGAGCTGATCGCGATCCGAGCCACCGGTCGACGCCGGCGCGCACGGCTGCTCGGGCTGGCGATGGCCGGCACCATCGTGATCGGTCTCGCGCCCAGCGCGGCGGCCGGCGCGAGCGCGCCGGCGAAGGCGGTCTCGCCCGCGCGCTGGTCCCGACAGACGTGCCAGGCGCTGGCGTCGTACAAGAGCGACGTGACGAAGCTCGAGCAGAGCTTCACGGCCAAGCTCAAGCACCCGAAGTCGCTCGGGCAGATCCGGTCGCGCTTCTCCACGTTCCTCCAGGACGTGACCGCCCGGACCAGCAAGCTGGTCGCCGCGCTGCGGAGCGTCGGCGACCCGACGGTGTCGAACGGCTCGCAGGTCAACGTCGCGATCCAAAACGGGTTCCTCCAGCTCCGCGACGACTTCCACTCGCTCTTCACCGAGTCGCAGCAGATCCCGACCACCGATCCGGCGGCATTCCAGGCCGCGCTGCAGACGCTCGAGACCAACCTCAACCAGGCCGAGAGCCAGAACCAAGCCTTCTTCCATCTGGCGAGCCAGTTCGACTCGCCCGAGCTGACGCGGGCGTTCAACGCCGAGCCGTCCTGCAAGCCGCTCCGGAGCAGCTAGGCGCCCACCGGCGTTGTCGATCGGTGGCGCGGGCGACGCGGCCGAGCCGGGTCCGGCGGGCCAGCGCGCCGCGAGCGGCGGTGCGGCTACCGTTCCGCCCGTGCCGAGCGAGGATCAGATCCGTGAGACCGTCGAGCGCTACCTGAAGACCTTCAGCGCCGGAGATCGGGAGGGCTGGCTCGACCTGTTCACGGCCGACGCGACCATCGAGGACCCGGTCGGCAGCGACGTCTGCCGGGGCCGCGACGAGATCGGCGGCTTCTGGGACCGCAGCCGGGCCGCCGCTGACCACATCACGCTGCGCCTCGTCCAGGGCCCCGGCGGGAACGACCGCGAGGCGGCCTTCGCCATGGAGGCCCACGCGGAGCTCGGTGGGGCCACCATGATCGTCCCGACCATCGACGTCATGACCTTCGCCGACGACGGCCGGATCGCGAGCCAGCGCGCCTTCTGGCACGCGTCCGGGGTCCGGACCGCCTGAGCGGTCCGAGCCGAGGGCCTCGGAGGCCCGGCGGCGGCCCTTCAGTCGCCGTCCGGAACGGCCGAAACAGTGGGGCCGGCACGTCGCGGGCGCCTGGGCGGGCCGTGAGCGACAAAGAAGGTCTCGATGGGGAAGAAGTGGACCGTGCGCCGAAAGGAACGGCGCGACTCGCGCCGCTCCGAGCAGCTGCTCTACCCGGTCGAAGCCCAACCGGAGCCCTCGATGCGGTGGGCCGCCGCGGACGAGGCTGAGCGAGCCGGGAAGGGACCCGAGCCCGCCGCGGCACCGACGCCGCCCGGAGCCCCGACCGGCCCCGAGGCGGCCGCGCCCGTCCCGCCCGAGCCCGCGCCCGTCCCGCCCGAGCCCGTCCCGGTCCCGCCCGCCACTCCGACCGCGGTCGCAATGGGCGAGCGCGTCGCCGAGTCGATCGGCGCGTGGCTCGCGCTCGTGACGGCCCTCGTCGACCAGGTCGACCGCACCGCCGCGGAGCAGGTCGGCCGGCTGGAAGCCGTCGCCGCGCACCGCCACCGGGAGCTCTCGGACGCCGTGACGCACGCCCGGTCGGCTCTCGACCGGCAAGCCGCCGACTGCGCCAGCGCGCTCGAGCGTCAGGCCACCGAGCTCCTCGCGGGGGTCGAGGAGCGCTTTCGGGGCATCGCCCAGGAGTGCGCCAGCACCGTCGCCGTCGCGGAGCAAGCGGCCGAGGCGTGGCGGGTCACCGTCGACAACGCGGGCACGGCCAAGCAGTCAGAGCTGGACGCGACGATGGCGAAGCACCGCGTCGGGATCGAAGACATGATGCGCCGCACTCGCCAAGACCTCGAGAAAGCCGTCGCCGCGCAGATCGCCCGCCTCCAGTCTCAGGTGGCGGCGCTCAAGGAGGACCTCCGTCGCGAGGTCAGCGACCAGACCCTGGCGTTCGAGGACCTGGCCGCGCTGCGGCTGGTCGAGCTCGAGGAACGCCTCGGTCACGCCGCCGAAGCGAGGCTCGCCGGCACGACCGAGAAGCCGGGCGAGGTCGGAGCCCCGCCGGCGACGAACGGGGACAACCCGCTCCACGGGTTCCGCGTCCCGGGACCCACGACCAACCTCCCCTCCTAGCGATCCGATCGGTCGCACCGAGGCCAGGGCGGGACGGCACCGGCACGCAGCCGCGCCGCCGGCCGGACCCTTGCTCGCGGCCGTCCCACCGGCCAGGCTCACCCGGCACACCGAAGGAGCATCGATGTCACAACTGCCGCCTCCGCCCCCTCCACCGCCGCCGGGCTCGCAGCCGCCGCCTCCGCCGTCGCCCTCGACCGGAGGATCGTTCAGCGTCGGCGAGGCGATCTCCTACGGCTGGAGCGCGTACTGGAAGAACGTCGGCCCGCTCGTCGTCATGGCCCTCATCATCCTCGTCGTGAACCTCTTCATCGTGCTGATCGGCTCCGGCGTCTCCGGTGTCGCCGGTCGGCTGGTCCTGCAGCTCATCAGCTTCGTCGTCGGGATCGTCCTGGCGATGGGGTTGATCCGAGCCTCGCTCGCCGTCGTCGAGGGCCGCAGCCCCGAGGTCGGTCTCCTGTTCCGCAGCGACGGCTTCGGGCCGTACCTCGTCGCCGCGGTCCTCGTCACCCTGGGCGTGGCGGTTGGTCTGGTCCTCTGCGTCGTACCCGGGATCATCCTGGCCGTCATGTGGCACTTCTTCGGCTTCGTGATCGTGGAGAACCCCGACACGAGCCCGGTCGACGCCATCCGACGGTCGGCCGAGATCACCCGCGGCTACCGCTGGCAGCTCCTCGGCCTCGGCCTGCTGCTGATCGGGATCAACATCGTGGGCGCGCTGGCCTGCGGGGTCGGTCTGCTCTTCACCTACGGCATCACCGCGGTGACGGTCGCGTACGCGTACAAGACCTTGAGCGGACAGCCCGTCGTCCCCGCGTAGGAGCTGCTGGCCGCGACGAAGGAGCGCGCCCGTGGAGCTCAGCGAAGCCATCCGCACCACCGCCGCCGTCCGCGACTTCACCGATCAGGCGGTGTCCGACGAGGAGGTCTACCGCCTCCTCGATTCGGCTCGCTTCGCGCCGAGTGGCGGGAACCGCCAAGGCTGGCGCGTCGTCCTCGTCAAGGATCGAGCCCTGCGGCGGTCGCTGCGCGACGTCTACACGCGGGTGTGGTACGAGTACGTGGCGCAGGCGTCCGCCGGTCTGGTGCCGTGGGCGCCGATCACCGATCGGGACGCCGAGCGGCGCGCCCTGGCCCGGGCGCCGGAGATCGCGGTCCAGGCCGCAGCCGGGCCCGGCGGGTTCGCCGAGCACCTCGACGCTGTGCCGGTGCTGCTCGTCGTGCTCGCCGACCTCCGCGTCCTCGCCGCCACCGACCGGGATGGGGGCCGCTACACGATCGTCGGAGGGGCGTCCGTCTACCCCTTCGCGTGGAGCCTGCTGCTCGCGGCCCGAGACGCCGGCTTGGGCGGCGTGGTGACGACGATGGTGACCCGGGAGGAGCCCGAGGTCCGACGGCTGCTCTCGGTACCGGACGAGTACGCGGTGGCGGCGCTCGTCGCCCTCGGGCGCCCGAGCGACCAGCCGACCCGGCTCCGACGCGCCGCGGTCGCCGACTTCACCACCATCGACCGATTCGACGGAGCTCCGCTCGGTCCCGCGCCGTGAGCACCACGCCGTCGACCCGGCGGCCCGCGCCGCCACGTCGCCGGGATCACTTCCGCCGCCGGCGCCGGAACCGCACGGTGGCCAGCGCCGCCACGATCGCGGCGCCGGTGAGGCCGCCGATGATGACCCCGTTGCGAAGTCGTATCCGTGACCGAGCGCCCCCGGGCTCGTCGTCGACGCCTTGGATGTCCTCGAGAAACAGGCTCTCGTCCTCGAGCGTGATGTGAGCGCCGTCGTCGGCGTGTTGTCGGGCGACCTGTTCCAGGTGCTCCCGGAACATCCCGGGCCCGACCCCTTCTGGGACCTCGCCGTGCGTGTGCTCGTGCTCTAGGTCGTCCACCGCGCCCATCCCTCGGCCGGGCGCTCGATCCGGTCGAGCACCGTCACCCGGACCCGGGCCGAATCAGCCATCGGCGACCTCCTGCTCCCGCCTCCAGCCTCCCACCGGCCGAGCCCAGGGAGCGGCCCGCCGGCCGCCGTTCGCCCGGCGCGGGTCCCGATCGCCGGCGCCCGCCCACCGGCGCCCGCACTCGATGCTCGCCCGGGGGCCCTCAGCGAGCGCGGGTCGGCTTCGGCGTCAGGGGGTTGGGCGCGGCCGTCAGGTGCTCGCCCAGATGAACGCCGGCGTGGTTCGCGGCCAGCCAACAGACGAAGGGGGTGACGCCATCCTCCGCGGTCCCCATCAGCGTGCCGCAGATGCGATGGTCGGCGTTGGCCTGCACGCGAGAGCGCTCACGCCTGAGAGCAGCGGCTTTGTCGGCGTTCATGGTCCGATGGTATCGGACGACGTGCGTCGACCGGCAACGTATCGCACGATGCTTGCGGCAACCTGGGTGTCCGACCGGGCGGGTCTCGCTACCCTCTTCGGCGTGATCACGAGCACGCACGCCATCATCTACGCCGAGGACGCCGAACGGGCCCGAGCCTTCTTCCGGGACGTGCTCGAGCTTCCCCACGTCGACGCCCACGACGGTTGGCTCATCTTCCGGTTGCCCCCGGCGGAGCTCGGGATCCACCCCACCGAGGCGGGGCCGAACAGCGGTCGTCACGAGCTGTTCCTGATGTGCGACGACATCCATCGCACCGTCGAGGACCTGCGCAGCAAGGGGGTCGAGTTCGCGACACCGGTCGAGGACCAGGGCTTCGGGCTCGTCACCACGCTGCGAGTCCCCGGAGGCGGGAGTTTGGGCCTGTATCAGCCCAAGCACGCGACCGCCTACGAACGCTGACGCGTCTGGATCCGACGCCCTCGCTCCTTACCGGGCGCCGCTCCGCAACACCCGACCCGCCAGCGCACCGGTGTGCTGCCCGTCCTCCATGAACACCTCGCCGTTCACGATGGTCCAGGCGTACCCGCGCGCTCGCTGGACGTAGCGCCCGGCACCGGCCGGGTAGTCGTGCACGTACTCGGGTTGGGGCAGCCCGAGCCCCTCGAGGTCGATGACGTTGACATCCGCGTGGGCGCCAGGGACCAGGGCGCCGCGGTCCTCGATCCCGAACAGGCGGGCGGGATCGGACGTCAGCCGGCGGACGGCGTCGGTCACCGACAGCAACCCCTGCTCGCGGACCCAGTAGGTCAGGAGGAACGTGGGCTGGCTCGAGTCCATGATCAACCCGACGTGCGCCCCAGCGTCAGCGAGGCCCATCACGGTGTGAGGATGACGCAGCATCGTGGCGACCGCGTCCAGGTCGTCGTTCAAGAAGGGCCAGTTGAACAGCGTGTGACCGTCACGCTCCAGCGTGAGCGTGACGAAGGCCTCCGCCGGTGAGACGCCGAGCCGCCGGGCGTGGCCGGCCAGGCTGTCGGCCGGACCCAGGTCGTAGCGAGCGTCGCCCGGCGGCAGCACGAAGAGCTCCTCCGGCGGGATCGTCGCCAGGTCACGCGTGGCGTCGATGAGCGCGGCCCGCCGAACCGGGTCGCGCAGGGCGTCGAGTCGCTCGTCGAGGCCCAGCTCCCGCAGCGCCTGCCAGGCCGGCGCTCGGTCGTAGGGCGTGCGGTGCACGATGCCGAAGAGCATTCCGATGCCGCGGGCCGTGGTCTGCGGCGAGAGCAGGGCGCCTCGCCTTCGCGCCGCCTCGACGACGTCCAAGGCCTCCTCGTGGAGCTCGGGCGACCGCTTCGTCTGGGTCAGCCCGAACGTGACCGGGCGGCCGGTCGCGATGGCGATCTCGCCGAGCAGCTCCACCTCGGCCCGCGTGCGCCCGGTCCCGTTCTCGTCGCGCTCACCGAGCGCAGGCGCGGCCTCGAACGTGCCGGCACCTCGGGCGCGCAGCACGTCGGCGATCGCGAGGAGCTCCCGCGCCTCCGCGTGCGTCCCCGGCACCGCTCGACCGTCGGGGACGCGGTGCAGCATCGTGCGTGAGGTCGAGAAGCCGAGCGCACCTGCGGCCATCGCCTCATCGACGAGCGCGCGCATCGCCGCGAGGTCCTCCTCGGAGGCCGGCTCGTCCTCGAGGCTTCGCTCGCCCATCGCGTGGTAGCGAACCGCGCAGTGGCCCACCATCCCGCCGACGTTCACGCCCTTCGCCCACGCGGCGACCGAAGCGAGGTAGTCGCCGTAGGTCTCCCAGTCCCAGCCGATGCCAGCCATGATCGAGTCGGCGGGGACGTCCTCGACCGACTCCATGAGCTCGGCGAGATAGCGGCGGTCCTCGGGTCGACAGGGTGCGAACGTCACGCCGCAGTTCCCCAGCACGAGCGACGTCACGCCGTGCCAGCACGACGAGGTGGCCAGCGGGTCCCACGCGAGCTGGGCGTCGAGGTGGGTGTGGATGTCGACGAACCCCGGCGTCACGAGGCGTCCGTCGGCGTCGAGCTCCTGCCGCCCCCGCTCGGCCACCCCTCCGATGCCGGTGATCCGACCGTCGTCGATCGCGACGTCGGCGGCGACGGGCTCGTGGCCGAGACCGTCGACCACGATTCCGCCGCGGATCACCAGGTCGTGGGTCAGAGCGCCTGACGATACGGGCCTGCGAGCAGTCGCGCTTCAGGGGCCGGAGCGGCGTGCCGATTGCTCCGCTGAGAGCGGCGGGTGCCGGAGCCGGTCTCTCCGTTCGGATCCCGAACCGGTCCCGCCAGGGGTTGAGCATGGGCGGCATCTCCACCCGACAAGAGATGCGGTTCTCGGCCGCGATGTGGACCATCGGGGCCGTGACGGGGCTCGTCGGCTCCTTCGTCCCCCACGGCCCCGGCGTGAACGCCGACGGCTGGCTGGCGCTGAGCGGAGCGGCGGCCATCATCGCCATCTGGTCGTGGCGTCACGACGTCGAGATCCCGCTGAAGGTTCAGTACGTGCTCTCGGTCCTCGCCGCCGCCGCGGTTGGCACCGCCCTGTTGTGCGCGCACCACAGCCCCGCGATCTTCGTGGCCGCGAGCCTCTACGTGTTGCCCACCATCTACACGGCGGCGTTCTACGACAGCCGGCCCTTCGGCCTCTACCTCGTCTCGCAGGCCATCATCCTCGGCGTCCTCCTGTTCACGTCCGGCCAGCCCGCTGCGCCGGCGGCGTGGGTGTTCGAGACGACCACGATCAGCGCGCTCGGCGTCGTGGTCCACCGCCTGCGGGCCGCGCTCATCGAGATGGCCACCACCGACCCGCTCACTGGGTTGGCCAACCGCCGAGCGTTCGAAGCCATCCTCGAACGCGAGCTCGCCCAGCGCCAGCGCAACGGCCGTCCGCTGTGCATCGCGGTCATCGACCTCGACCACTTCAAGGCGATCAACGACGAGCACGGGCACGTCGTCGGCGATCAGGTGCTCACGGACGTCGCCACCGCGTGGTGCCGGCGACTGCGCAAGTTCGACGTGCTGGCCCGCTACGGCGGCGACGAGTTCGTCGTCATGTTCCCGGCCGCGTCAGTGACTGAAGCGACCGACATCCTGGCCCGAATGCGCACGTCGGCGGCCCACCAGTTCTCGGCCGGTGTGGTCGAAGCGAACGGCCACCCGAACCCACCAGAGCTGTTGAGGGCGGCGGACAGGGCCTGCTACCTCGCCAAGGAGAGCGGTCGCGGGCACATCCAGATCGCCGGCGAGCTGTGACGCCGGCGTCCCGCCTCAAGGAGCGTCGGGAGCGCGGAGACCAACGAACCTGAGGGTCCGCACGGTCTGGAACCCGAGGGCCTCGTAGAGGCGGATGGCGCCGACGTTGTCAGCGGCCACGTGGAGCAGCGGACGCTCGTCGCGGTGGCGGATGCGGCGGGCCAGGCTGCGCACGAGCGACGTCGCCAGGCCGCGGCCCCGAACGGCCGCATCGGTGCACACGGCGCTGATCTCGGTGTGCTCCGGCAGCCGCATTCGCTCCCCCGCCATCGCGACGAGGGCGTTGCCCTCGAAGACGCCGAGGTAGGTCCCGAGCTCGATCGTCCGCGCCGCGAAGGGCCCCGGCCGCGTGCGCTCGACGAGGTCGAGCATCGCCGGCACGTGCGTCGGTGTGAGGCACGTCAGCCCCGCCTCCGGCGTCCCGTCGTCGTCGTCCTCGCGAGCGACCATCTGCACCCCGCTGCCGCTGAACAGCTCCGTCCATCCCGGCGGTGCCGACATCGCG contains the following coding sequences:
- a CDS encoding VOC family protein produces the protein MITSTHAIIYAEDAERARAFFRDVLELPHVDAHDGWLIFRLPPAELGIHPTEAGPNSGRHELFLMCDDIHRTVEDLRSKGVEFATPVEDQGFGLVTTLRVPGGGSLGLYQPKHATAYER
- a CDS encoding DUF975 family protein gives rise to the protein MSQLPPPPPPPPPGSQPPPPPSPSTGGSFSVGEAISYGWSAYWKNVGPLVVMALIILVVNLFIVLIGSGVSGVAGRLVLQLISFVVGIVLAMGLIRASLAVVEGRSPEVGLLFRSDGFGPYLVAAVLVTLGVAVGLVLCVVPGIILAVMWHFFGFVIVENPDTSPVDAIRRSAEITRGYRWQLLGLGLLLIGINIVGALACGVGLLFTYGITAVTVAYAYKTLSGQPVVPA
- a CDS encoding nitroreductase family protein; its protein translation is MELSEAIRTTAAVRDFTDQAVSDEEVYRLLDSARFAPSGGNRQGWRVVLVKDRALRRSLRDVYTRVWYEYVAQASAGLVPWAPITDRDAERRALARAPEIAVQAAAGPGGFAEHLDAVPVLLVVLADLRVLAATDRDGGRYTIVGGASVYPFAWSLLLAARDAGLGGVVTTMVTREEPEVRRLLSVPDEYAVAALVALGRPSDQPTRLRRAAVADFTTIDRFDGAPLGPAP
- a CDS encoding CPBP family glutamic-type intramembrane protease; the protein is MAGPIAAPPERAGVWVWRRWTRWPLTPGILVVAALAVAVDAVTAWQNVSIGSLGRVAMSPALPLGVLLACLVGPRRLGLDRANLMAWREFLAVSGLVLILGVWHYIVRVAGTREGIGLVLAAFDEELIYRLAVLIVVGAAAAALLRRDWHNPEDWGLVPGLVALAGSGLVFTLLPGHVAQMSNTLHALPFVSLGIVLGYVVLRTGALFPAVAVHASLNLVTIAALSSDTPGTWRAAFAATALVTLVVATIVAGIRLGILQRRWVRSSWPRAA
- a CDS encoding amidohydrolase family protein, translating into MIRGGIVVDGLGHEPVAADVAIDDGRITGIGGVAERGRQELDADGRLVTPGFVDIHTHLDAQLAWDPLATSSCWHGVTSLVLGNCGVTFAPCRPEDRRYLAELMESVEDVPADSIMAGIGWDWETYGDYLASVAAWAKGVNVGGMVGHCAVRYHAMGERSLEDEPASEEDLAAMRALVDEAMAAGALGFSTSRTMLHRVPDGRAVPGTHAEARELLAIADVLRARGAGTFEAAPALGERDENGTGRTRAEVELLGEIAIATGRPVTFGLTQTKRSPELHEEALDVVEAARRRGALLSPQTTARGIGMLFGIVHRTPYDRAPAWQALRELGLDERLDALRDPVRRAALIDATRDLATIPPEELFVLPPGDARYDLGPADSLAGHARRLGVSPAEAFVTLTLERDGHTLFNWPFLNDDLDAVATMLRHPHTVMGLADAGAHVGLIMDSSQPTFLLTYWVREQGLLSVTDAVRRLTSDPARLFGIEDRGALVPGAHADVNVIDLEGLGLPQPEYVHDYPAGAGRYVQRARGYAWTIVNGEVFMEDGQHTGALAGRVLRSGAR
- a CDS encoding nuclear transport factor 2 family protein, which translates into the protein MPSEDQIRETVERYLKTFSAGDREGWLDLFTADATIEDPVGSDVCRGRDEIGGFWDRSRAAADHITLRLVQGPGGNDREAAFAMEAHAELGGATMIVPTIDVMTFADDGRIASQRAFWHASGVRTA
- a CDS encoding LLM class flavin-dependent oxidoreductase — translated: MAAVELWTLGLPLPRYAALQAERAEAGGWDGILFPDSQNLAGDVYAALALAATATGRLGLGTGVTNPYTRHPAVTAAAIASVQELSEGRAVLGIGRGDSSLAYLGLAPAPVAVFGSYVERVQAYLRGDEPTAPDEALPGIDAGSLPLGRRPGRRLEWLARSSLPKVPVDVVATGPRVLALGARTADRLTVSVGADPTRVSWAIQTARRAREAADLDPAGVSFGAYVNVAAHPEPAEALRLARPALLSFARFSAMHGAAVGPASEADRAVLERIPRAYDMTRHFRHREDEGAVLPRVVHDPLRRRRHPGGLRGASRRARGPRARPPRRGRPEPGRRRSRAGSGALLPRGGRARSACRLSPRRPRPDGGRRGAAPLRPVAVGTASSPRRRRRRRTRCPPGRP
- a CDS encoding phospholipase; this translates as MTPLPARCRVGAGGLAVLLGAAATGLSPGAAESARATPAAPTFAVGARLETFVDATRPTPANGSFAGSPTRTLPTLVLYPAVGPAGPTDRTGAAPAGRALPLIVFSHGSNSDGPTYEPLLRQWAEAGFVVAAPTFPLSRHGAPGGDTVADYPHQPGDVSFVITSMLRLSRDPRARFRNVIDARRVGVVGHSLGAITTLGVAVNSCCADARIRAAVSIEGIELPFGSGTFFRGPAVPLLLFHGDADQTIPYSASQRLFADAPSPKYFVTLHGAPHTPFRQTDTATRPAPSWEPVVVTSVVDFLHRYLRGQPAGLTRLRVDATVPGVASIQVG
- a CDS encoding GGDEF domain-containing protein; its protein translation is MGGISTRQEMRFSAAMWTIGAVTGLVGSFVPHGPGVNADGWLALSGAAAIIAIWSWRHDVEIPLKVQYVLSVLAAAAVGTALLCAHHSPAIFVAASLYVLPTIYTAAFYDSRPFGLYLVSQAIILGVLLFTSGQPAAPAAWVFETTTISALGVVVHRLRAALIEMATTDPLTGLANRRAFEAILERELAQRQRNGRPLCIAVIDLDHFKAINDEHGHVVGDQVLTDVATAWCRRLRKFDVLARYGGDEFVVMFPAASVTEATDILARMRTSAAHQFSAGVVEANGHPNPPELLRAADRACYLAKESGRGHIQIAGEL
- a CDS encoding VOC family protein; amino-acid sequence: MPSSLGLVLDCRDPDQLAPFWSAALDYTTAGGAGGYVLLVPAGRPGPHLLLQRVPEARVGKNRMHLDLHTPDIEAEATRLTGLGARRLAAVPLEEHGSHWIVMADPEGNEFCVCDGGGGC
- a CDS encoding GNAT family N-acetyltransferase, which gives rise to MDPLANPLWHALTGRQRAAAERVGLAVRYEPAVAPFAALPDAPTREAWDDLAALVGGRGVALLFGPAMSAPPGWTELFSGSGVQMVAREDDDDGTPEAGLTCLTPTHVPAMLDLVERTRPGPFAARTIELGTYLGVFEGNALVAMAGERMRLPEHTEISAVCTDAAVRGRGLATSLVRSLARRIRHRDERPLLHVAADNVGAIRLYEALGFQTVRTLRFVGLRAPDAP